One Aegilops tauschii subsp. strangulata cultivar AL8/78 chromosome 7, Aet v6.0, whole genome shotgun sequence genomic window carries:
- the LOC109748917 gene encoding AT-hook motif nuclear-localized protein 1, giving the protein MEAKPGEASSPTATAAAAAPVAAAAAAVVPEATVSFQSPASVPPPTASHAPAPSPVEMVSSSGLFVPPGMMTAMVAAAGRGALSAGPLVKVGKKRGRPRKYGPDGSLIQPLNATPISASAPMSAAVAAGQYTPAAAVGAAMKRGRGRPLDFAAAAAKPYHHQLHQPPPQQFGFHFSSIGDMVACSAGGNFTPHIITVAPGEDVTMKVISFSQQGPRAICILSANGVISNVTLRQPDSSGGTLTYEGRFELLSLSGSFMPTENSGARSRSGGMSVSLASPDGRVVGGGVAGLLVAASPVQIVVGSFLPSYPMEPKQKKARVSAAPPLSQAPPAVQLSSADTHSSEQGQHSSAAPRMNVVTSSAYSADQNWASTVVQSAPAEASRSTSSGDLNLTASGS; this is encoded by the exons ATGGAGGCCAAGCCAGGGGAAGCGAGCTCTCCGACTGCGACTGCGGCTGCGGCTGCACctgtagcggcggcggcggcggcggtggtgccGGAGGCTACGGTGAGCTTCCAGTCGCCGGCATCTGTGCCGCCTCCGACAGCTTCACATGCACCTGCACCGTCTCCGGTGGAGATGGTTAGCTCGAGTGGCCTGTTTGTGCCGCCGGGTATGATGACGGCGATGGTGGCGGCCGCAGGGAGAGGGGCTCTGTCCGCGGGGCCGTTGGTCAAGGTGGGGAAGAAGAGGGGGAGGCCGAGGAAGTACGGGCCGGACGGGAGCCTGATCCAGCCGTTGAACGCCACGCCGATCTCCGCGTCGGCTCCGATGTCGGCCGCCGTCGCGGCGGGGCAGTACACGCCTGCGGCCGCGGTTGGGGCCGCCATGAAGCGCGGGAGGGGCCGGCCCCTCGACTTCGCCGCCGCGGCGGCCAAGCCGTACCACCACCAGctgcaccagccgccgccgcagcagTTCGGTTTCCACTTCAGCTCCATTG GTGACATGGTGGCTTGTTCTGCTGGTGGGAATTTCACTCCTCATATCATCACTGTTGCTCCTGGTGAG GATGTGACGATGAAGGTTATATCATTTTCTCAACAAGGACCGCGGGCTATTTGTATTCTCTCTGCTAACGGTGTGATATCAAATGTTACACTTCGTCAACCGGACTCCTCTGGCGGCACGTTAACTTATGAG GGACGCTTTGAGTTGCTGTCCTTGTCTGGTTCCTTCATGCCAACTGAAAATAGTGGCGCACGAAGTCGGTCAGGTGGAATGAGTGTTTCTCTTGCCAGCCCAGATGGTCGTGTTGTCGGTGGTGGAGTTGCTGGCCTTCTTGTAGCGGCTAGTCCTGTTCAG ATTGTCGTGGGAAGCTTCCTGCCAAGCTATCCGATGGAGCCGAAGCAGAAGAAGGCGAGGGTGAGCGCGGCGCCTCCCCTTAGCCAGGCACCTCCTGCTGTTCAGCTCTCCAGTGCGGATACGCACAGCAGCGAGCAAGGACAGCACAGCTCGGCCGCCCCGAGAATGAACGTCGTAACTTCTTCAGCGTATAGCGCAGACCAGAACTGGGCATCCACCGTTGTTCAGTCAGCTCCTGCTGAGGCATCAAGAAGCACATCGTCGGGCGATCTGAACCTCACTGCCTCTGGATCCTGA